One region of Zerene cesonia ecotype Mississippi chromosome 15, Zerene_cesonia_1.1, whole genome shotgun sequence genomic DNA includes:
- the LOC119832405 gene encoding alpha-1,6-mannosyl-glycoprotein 2-beta-N-acetylglucosaminyltransferase-like — MFLAYLIYELKSLYQNPLYGIPGKLQKYVVYTCLPDNIQINVHTLRTKLELLNKERYIFNSDNFRSVEDDTPILVVQVHKDIERLQYLVLSLAQVRDIKDVLIVFSHSFYDEAINRLIRSIDFCKVTQIFYPHSLQLHPHKFPGVDPNDCNGNVTEFCQYRDARIAEKKQHWWWKANFMFERMKWSSKYEGLVLFLEEDNYIAPDLLHMLRYVQKSFWYFPHVDVVSFGKPYKRGSRSDLLILEPWQPPFHVGLAFNASVWKRIKFQNGDYCMYNDYNWNYSLLNMFHKFLKGHADMIACQTPRVLSTREFESNEHFLKHINQVVENVEWFPENVRAVSVFGPKGRVEPELKVPRRGVGGWGDIRDQMLCLDVLAVTTTEEPRYYEENYEPKSIGNESIT; from the coding sequence atGTTCTtagcatatttaatttacgaaTTAAAGTCGCTCTACCAAAATCCCTTGTACGGAATTCCCGGTAAATTACAAAAGTACGTTGTGTACACATGTCTTCCAgataacattcaaattaatgtaCATACATTAAGAACAAAATTGGAATTGCTAAATAAGGAACGATATATCTTCAATTCGGATAATTTTCGAAGCGTGGAAGACGACACGCCCATACTCGTGGTCCAAGTGCACAAAGACATCGAGCGGCTGCAATACCTCGTGCTGTCGCTGGCTCAGGTGCGAGACATAAAGGACGTCCTTATTGTTTTCTCGCACAGCTTCTATGATGAAGCAATAAATCGGCTCATAAGGAGCATCGATTTCTGTAAAGTTACGCAAATATTTTACCCACATTCTCTACAATTACATCCACACAAATTTCCTGGTGTAGATCCCAATGACTGCAACGGCAACGTCACAGAATTCTGCCAATATCGTGACGCAAGAATAGCGGAGAAAAAGCAGCACTGGTGGTGGAAAGCGAACTTTATGTTTGAGAGGATGAAATGGTCAAGTAAATATGAAGGTCTAGTTTTATTCTTGGAGGAAGATAATTATATCGCACCTGACTTGCTACACATGCTACGATACGTACAAAAGTCATTCTGGTATTTTCCTCACGTAGATGTAGTGTCATTCGGCAAGCCATATAAACGTGGTTCGAGAAGTGATCTATTAATACTGGAGCCGTGGCAGCCCCCCTTCCACGTCGGCCTGGCCTTCAACGCGAGCGTCTGGAAGCGAATAAAGTTTCAAAACGGagattattgtatgtataatgatTACAATTGGAATTATTCGCTACTGAACATGTTTCACAAGTTTTTGAAAGGTCACGCGGATATGATCGCTTGTCAGACGCCCAGGGTGCTATCGACGAGAGAATTTGAAAGTAATGAACACTTCCTAAAGCACATTAATCAGGTTGTGGAGAATGTTGAATGGTTTCCAGAGAACGTCAGGGCCGTGTCCGTGTTCGGACCGAAGGGTCGCGTGGAGCCGGAGCTGAAGGTGCCGCGGCGGGGTGTTGGGGGGTGGGGGGATATCCGCGACCAGATGCTGTGCCTGGATGTATTGGCAGTCACCACCACTGAAGAGCCGCGATATTATGAAGAAAACTATGAGCCAAAATCTATTGGAAATGAATCTATAACGTAA
- the LOC119832406 gene encoding tuberin translates to MGSRDRDTKSLHDKLKVLFKKSGSAPVAAQNELVVTPELRRELSSEVPLHRRLRAIKELGEKVLHIRVQEGGVEKIWTTTRDLLDDPSMEARHAVLGLLRCIAEGQTELLIMRTIIFRYLQETQPSQHPEDYQLRFKLLHTLTNTGKDIKCFEEEIGPFLLEWLPQLPGPAQIIDFVQLITNVVKFNAVYLDEEIVHGIVNNACHLCVYSAEAGVVQGCLSLLEAVLSYSLLPRAALRTFVAALCRTVNLEHYCQNSWKLMRYVVGADMGHAALQAMVEMVREAGEAGAAGEAGEADAGLARGAVFYINMALWGPRRVLTLHVSHLAVLPAFLKALSARQPVVTYEVVVALQSLVARMPLDLHEVSWDVLLRIVREILDQDKSLEPPNELIHKQVHALITSIEQLQEAGQFQGDPDALLDLLDYCGHDRPEASTMRVITLRGAALGGGCGGGGEGGAGAALALAERYLRHEPRLPVRLHTLHTVLAYIKRNSVGGEEAVERVGAALASACAGDAECALRAAAARALPLLARACSADAAIDLVDQLEKILNRPFEMYVSDVPIPAEADTSDLAAAASGLLELLHDKLLRAPAAPAARALLVLLDHLDLHYRRPALCRHHPDIRLKIFDMLFGLRANASNCVGFCYDSRGAAVWGAAALRVRPTCSPFLLAEPPLPRGAAAPPPPRADLPPGACVIPVGRFARLLALALTRESEWGALAHVLRALPHLLTARALVLGRRAHDLDQLAATLCSMVSDRSATFPECWRANGKLLVSEYHAAVLPPLAAMASYNAYLEPNTQRHVVRCLLKHGMVLRTPQPYINALTLFTLETRETMVRMLPEVLLDLSKISDTQAIASPMLEFLSTLTRLPRVFASFVEDQYMSVFAILLPYTNPSRYNHYVVSLAHHVIAAWFLKCRLSYRRNFVRFIIHGLHNYIIMPFEEQLQYKTNNFHQNSVNEDSSNRQRSSSLGSKAVSRAPLAGRGGGARGGAGGAGGAGGGVGGAGGAGGGSAPAAFHVELTETCVDLLARYTFTPCSVKPQRSDTAEFLFKGGQSTTWLVGHKLVTITTSGCLQNSIKQGLCERCASLCRQHAESAGSPLPPAPAPAPAPAPAPAPPAAPPAPADLPPQVQIKDSSESNSSSSNNHLQVNSHGQNNQPEVKRYSKWSLQHSRSTETSCSSLSISELQPPSSGHVSRQNSSENKSTDPLADVLNQFTQRIERISKEVESEEGAWCRVGGLAEAGACPCWCARWAQLHVRSPTGDVSWLLRMQNHINSAQLQEWPLQDVLALLSPPLSAGIDPGASLAAQAAHASQASHAASATDLASEESSRSSRPQHAADLHKSSSDTVVAGERRAPAHSAHQPARMSTQPINIPGSPQRQSSSSTTGDDDMLLIVPEQGKSRHPVRRSNSSPEMSSSWKVSVREPTAPDDELPPNVDEMILLPGAGAGGAGGGVSPSFVFLQLYHNMSTYPISPPVPGEVPTQLSAGCERPLKVCGAQHERTLKNIDLMPPLETYKVGVLYVGPGQQDDEVAILKNEYGSVRYSEFLRALGTLVPLEGADEPNLFLNLEKGGKDGRYTYVWTDDIMQVQFHVATAMPSCARDPHCNEKRKYIGNDFVSIVYNDSGQDFNILTIKGQFNLCVVVVEPMECGMSRVLVKTKDERIRSKFLAHLQPTALSDTSVPLLARQQALHCALASQISQSLETPGGQPYASNCLERLRLIKRLRARIEAERRSAAARAPPPYHASPHSAHAQRRVAIDDFNDYT, encoded by the exons ATGGGGTCCAGGGATAGGGACACTAAGTCCCTTCATGACAAGTTGAAAGTGTTATTCAAGAAAAGTGGTTCTG CGCCCGTAGCTGCACAAAACGAGCTGGTGGTAACACCAGAACTCCGACGGGAACTCAGCTCTGAAGTCCCGTTACATCGACGTCTCCGCGCTATCAAGGAATTGGGTGAAAAAGTGCTTCATATTCGTGTTCAGGAA GGAGGTGTAGAAAAAATATGGACCACCACTAGAGACTTACTAGACGATCCTTCTATGGAAGCTCGTCACGCAGTGCTGGGTCTCCTCCGCTGCATCGCCGAGGGGCAAACAGAACTGCTCATCATGCGCACTATCATATTCCGGTACCTGCAGGAGACGCAACCCTCACAGCACCCAGAGGACTACCAGCTACGGTTCAAGCTACTTCACACTTTAACTAACACTGGCAAAGACATCAAATGCTTTGAAGAAGAG ATTGGTCCCTTTCTCCTGGAGTGGTTGCCGCAGCTTCCGGGGCCGGCTCAGATCATAGACTTTGTACAGCTCATCACCAATGTTGTCAAGTTTAATGCAGTGTATCTGGATGAGGAAATAGTGCATGGAATTGTTAA CAACGCGTGCCACCTGTGCGTGTACTCGGCGGAGGCGGGCGTGGTGCAAGGCTGCCTGTCGCTGCTGGAGGCGGTGCTCTCGTACTCGCTGCTGCCGCGCGCCGCGCTGCGCACCTTCGTGGCGGCGCTCTGCCGCACCGTCAACCTGGAGCACTACTGCCAGAACAGCTGGAAG CTGATGCGGTACGTGGTGGGCGCGGACATGGGGCACGCGGCGCTGCAGGCGATGGTGGAGATGGTGCGCGAGGCGGGCgaggcgggcgcggcgggcgagGCGGGCGAGGCGGACGCGGGGCTGGCGCGCGGCGCCGTGTTCTACATCAACATGGCGCTGTGGGGGCCGCGCCGCGTGCTCACGCTGCACGTCTCGCACCTGGCCGTGCTGCCGGCCTTCCTCAAG GCGCTGAGCGCGCGGCAGCCCGTGGTGACGTACGAGGTGGTGGTGGCGCTGCAGAGCCTCGTGGCGCGCATGCCGCTCGACCTGCACGAGGTCTCGTGGGACGTGCTGCTGCGCATCGTGCGCGAGATACTCGACCAGGACA AAAGCCTGGAGCCGCCGAACGAGCTGATCCACAAGCAGGTGCACGCGCTGATCACCAGCATCGAGCAGCTGCAGGAGGCGGGCCAGTTCCAGGGCGACCCCGACGCGCTGCTCGACCTGCTCGACTACTGCGGACACGACCGCCCG GAGGCGTCGACCATGCGCGTGATCACGCtgcgcggcgcggcgctggGCGGCGGCTGCGGCGGCGGGGGGgagggcggcgcgggcgcggcgctgGCGCTGGCCGAGCGCTACCTGCGCCACGAGCCGCGCCTGCCCGTGCGCCTGCACACGCTGCACACCGTGCTCGCCTACATCAAGCGCAACAG CGTGGGCGGCGAGGAGGCGGTGGAGCGCGTGGGCGCGGCGCTGGCGAGCGCGTGCGCGGGCGACGCGGAGTGCGCgctgcgcgccgccgccgcgcgcgcgctgCCGCTGCTGGCGCGCGCCTGCTCCGCCGACGCCGCCATCGACCTCGTCGACCAGCTCGAGAAG ATCTTGAACCGTCCGTTCGAAATGTACGTGTCCGACGTGCCCATCCCGGCGGAGGCGGACACGAGCGACCTGGCGGCCGCGGCGAGCGGGCTGCTGGAGCTGCTGCACGACAAGCTGCTGCGCgcccccgccgcgcccgccgcgcgcgcgctgCTCGTGCTGCTCGACCACCTGGACCTGCACTACCGCCGCCCGGCGCTCTGCCGCCACCACCCCGACATCCGCCTCAAG ATCTTCGACATGCTGTTCGGGCTGCGCGCGAACGCGTCGAACTGCGTGGGGTTCTGCTACGACTCGCGCGGCGCGGCCGTGTGGGGCGCGGCGGCGCTGCGCGTGCGCCCCACCTGCTCGCCCTTCCTGCTGGCCGAGCCGCCGCTGCCGCGCGgggccgccgcgccgccgccgccgcgcgccgaCCTGCCGCCG GGCGCGTGCGTGATCCCGGTGGGGCGGTTCGCGCGGCTGCTGGCGCTGGCGCTGACGCGCGAGAGCGAGTGGGGCGCGCTGGCGCACGTGCTGCGCGCGCTGCCGCACCTGCTCACCGCGCGCGCGCTCGTGCTCGGCCGCCGCGCGCACGACCTGGACCAGCTCGCCGCCACGCTCTGCTCCATG GTGTCGGACCGCAGCGCCACGTTCCCGGAGTGCTGGCGCGCCAACGGCAAGCTGCTGGTGTCGGAGTACCACGCGGCCGTGCTGCCGCCGCTAGCCGCCATGGCGTCCTATAACGCGTACCTCGAGCCCAACACGCAGCGCCACGTCGTGCGCTGCCTGCTCAAGCACGGCATGG TGCTCCGCACGCCGCAGCCGTACATCAACGCGCTGACGCTGTTCACGCTGGAGACGCGCGAGACGATGGTGCGCATGCTGCCCGAGGTGCTGCTCGACCTGTCCAAGATCTCCGACACGCAGGCCATCGCCAGCCCCATGCTCGAGTTCCTCTCCA CGCTGACGCGGCTGCCGCGCGTGTTCGCGTCGTTCGTGGAGGACCAGTACATGTCGGTGTTCGCGATCCTGCTGCCCTACACCAACCCGTCGCGCTACAACCACTACGTGGTGTCGCTGGCGCACCACGTCATCGCCGCCTGGTTCCTCAAGTGCCGCCTCTCCTACCGCCGGAACTTCGTGCGCTTCATCATACAC GGTTTACACAACTACATCATAATGCCTTTCGAGGAGCAGCTCCAGTACAAAACGAACAACTTCCACCAGAACTCGGTTAACGAGGACTCGTCGAACAGGCAGCGGAGTTCCAGTTTG GGATCGAAGGCGGTGTCGCGCGCGCCGCTGGCGGGGCGCGGCGGGGGCGCGCggggcggcgcggggggcgccGGCGGGGCGGGGGGCGGCGTcgggggcgcgggcggcgcggggggaGGCAGCGCGCCCGCCGCCTTCCACGTGGAGCTCACCGAGACGTGCGTCGACCTGCTCGCCAGATACACCTTCACGCCCTGCAGCGTCAAGCCGCAGAG GAGCGACACGGCAGAATTCCTGTTTAAAGGCGGTCAGTCGACGACGTGGCTGGTGGGCCATAAGCTGGTCACCATCACCACCTCCGGTTGTCTACAGAACTCCATCAAGCAGGGCCTGTGCGAAAG GTGCGCGTCGCTGTGCCGCCAGCACGCGGAGAGCGCGGGCAGCCCGCTGCCGcccgcccccgcgcccgcccccgcccccgcgccggcccccgcgccgcccgccgcgcccccTGCGCCCGCCGACCTTCCGCCGCAG GTACAGATTAAAGACAGTTCAGAAAGTAATTCTTCGTCATCGAACAACCATCTTCAAGTCAATTCACACGGACAGAACAACCAACCGGAAGTCAAAAG GTACAGCAAGTGGTCGCTGCAGCACAGCCGCTCCACGGAGACGTCCTGCTCCTCCCTCTCCATCTCCGAGCTGCAGCCGCCCTCCAGCGGACACGTCTCCAG GCAAAACTCATCAGAGAACAAATCGACGGACCCCCTAGCAGACGTACTCAATCAGTTCACACAACGAATAGAGAGGATATCAAAAGAAGTG GAGAGCGAGGAGGGCGCGTGGTGCCGCGTGGGCGGGCTGGCCGAGGCGGGCGCGTGCCCGTGCTGGTGCGCGCGCTGGGCGCAGCTGCACGTGCGCTCGCCCACCGGCGACGTGTCCTGGCTGCTGCGCATGCAGAACCAC ATAAACTCAGCGCAGCTGCAGGAGTGGCCGCTACAGGACGTGCTGGCGCTACTCTCGCCGCCGCTGTCCGCCGGCATCGACCCCGGCGCCTCACTTGCCGCACAAGCCGCACACGCCTCTCAAGCCTCACATGCCGCCTCTGCCACAGACCtg GCTTCAGAAGAATCATCACGATCGAGTCGGCCGCAACACGCGGCCGATTTGCACAAATCCag CTCGGACACGGTGGTGGCCGGCGAGCGGCGCGCGCCCGCGCACTCCGCGCACCAGCCCGCCAG GATGAGCACACAACCCATAAACATCCCGGGCTCCCCGCAGCGACAGAGCTCGTCCAGCACTACGGGCGACGATGATATGCTGCTTATAGTACCCGAA CAGGGCAAGAGCCGGCATCCGGTGCGGCGCTCCAACTCTTCGCCGGAGATGTCCTCCTCGTGGAAGGTGTCCGTGCGCGAGCCCACCGCGCCTGATGATGAGCTCCCACCTAACGTGGACGAGATGATTCTGCTGCCC ggcgcgggcgcggggggcgcgggcggcggcgtgTCGCCCTCCTTCGTGTTCCTGCAGCTCTACCACAACATGAGCACCTACCCCATCTCGCCGCCCGTACCCG GGGAAGTGCCGACCCAGCTGAGCGCGGGCTGCGAGCGGCCGCTGAAGGTGTGCGGCGCGCAGCACGAGCGGACGCTCAAGAACATAGACCTCATGCCGCCGCTCGAGACCTACAAG GTTGGCGTATTGTACGTAGGGCCGGGACAGCAAGATGACGAGGTCGctattttgaaaaatgaatATGGCAGCGTCAG ataTTCAGAATTCTTGCGCGCTCTAGGTACGCTGGTACCGCTAGAGGGCGCGGACGAGCCTAACCTGTTCCTCAACTTGGAGAAGGGTGGCAAAGATGGCCGCTACACTTACGTTTGGACGGACGACATAATGCAG GTGCAGTTCCACGTGGCGACGGCGATGCCGAGCTGCGCGCGCGACCCGCACTGCAACGAGAAGCGCAAGTACATCGGCAACGACTTCGTGTCCATCGTCTACAACGACTCGGGACAAGACTTCAACATACTCACCATTAAG GGTCAGTTTAACCTGTGCGTGGTGGTGGTGGAGCCGATGGAGTGCGGCATGAGCCGCGTGCTGGTGAAGACGAAGGACGAGCGCATCCGCAGCAAGTTCCTGGCGCACCTGCAGCCCACCGCGCTCTCCGACACCAGCGTGCCGCTGCTCGCGCGCCAGCAGGCGCTGCACTGCGCG CTGGCGTCGCAGATCAGCCAGTCGCTGGAGACGCCGGGCGGGCAGCCGTACGCGTCCAACTGCCTGGAGCGGCTGCGGCTCATCAAGCGGCTGCGCGCGCGCATCGAGGCGGAGCGCCGCTCggccgccgcgcgcgcgccgccgccctaCCACGCCTCGCCGCACTCCGCGCACGCGCAGCGCCGCGTCGCCATCGACGACTTCAACGACTACACCTAG